A region of the Sphingomonas sp. S2-65 genome:
GAGAAAGTGCCGCGAAACGCGTAGGGCCGGCGAGCCATCGGGATGCAGTGCGAGCCATGCTGGGGCGCAACTACACGCGGTGCGAAGGGGGTGTCGAGCCTTAGCTGGACGCGAGGAAGGGAGAGCGGAAGAAGGAGGTCCAGGATGCCACCGGGCAGGGGCGTGCCGAGGCCGTCGTGTCAGGCGACGCGGATCTCGTGCAGGAAGCTGGCGGCTTCCGCCCGGAGCGCCTCGGCCTGACGCGAAATGTCGGCCACGGTGTCGTTCATCGCACGCGCCAGGTTGCCGGTGGCGTGGGCGCCGCTCGCCAGCTCCTCCGCCCGGTCGCGGACGTCGTCGACATGGCTCGCCACCAAACCGGTTTCCCGCCCGATCTCGATCGTGGCCTGCCGCTGCTGCGTGATCGAGCCTGCGATGAACGACGCGATCTCCGCCACGGCGTCGATCTTTTCGGCAGTTTCCGCCATACGTCCGGAAGCGCCTCCGATCTGGCCGATGATGGTGCCGGTCTGGCTGCGCACGTCCGCGGTCGCGCCGGTCGTGCGGTTCGCCAGCGCCTTGATCTCGCCCGCGACCACCGCGAACCCTCTGCCCACCTCGCCCGCTCGCGCGGCTTCGATGGTCGCATTCAGCGCAAGCAGCTTGGTCTGGCTCGCCACGCCGTCGACCAGTTCGATCACGTTGTCGATCTTCGCGGCTTCGCTGCAGATCGCGTCCATGCTGCGCGCGCTCATGCTCGCAAGCTGGCGCGCGGCTTCGCTGAGGACGGCGTGGCCGTCGACTTGAGTCGAGATTTCGCTGACGGTGTGGCCCAGTTCGTCGGCGGCGGTCGCGACAATCATGGCAGAGGCCGAGGCGGCGGTCGCTCGCTGGGCGACGTCGGCGGCTGCGCCGGCGCTCCTTTGCCCGACCGAGGCAAGTTGCGCGGCCGACTGGTCCAACTCCGCGACTGCCTTGGACAGCAGGGTCACGGCGGCGGCCACATTCGTTTCGAAGTGCTCGCCAAGCGCGAGCAGCGAGCTGCGCTTGAGCTGTTCCGCGCGGTGCGCCGCGGCGACATGCTGTTCGGCCTCGAGCGCGCGGGCCTCGGCAGCGAGCCTCGCTTGCGCCTCTGCCGATTCGCGCGCGATTTGGAGCCTGGCGGCCTCGCTCTCGGCGAGACGGCTGACGGCGGTCTGGGCTTCGGCGAACACGCCGGACTGATCGACGGCAGCCTTTGCGAGGATGCTGTAGAAGATGAAGATGAGGGGCAGGCTGACGACGGCGCCCCCGAGGGTGATCGGCATGGAGGTGATGGCCAGGGAAAGCGCGATCGGCGTGCTGAAGCCGGCAAAGCCCGCAGGTAGATTGATGTACATGATGAGGCCGACGGCCATCAGCGCCATCTGAACCTCTATTACGACGAAGATGAGGTCCTTGCCGGCATAGAAGGTGACGGCCACGCCGAGCAGTGCCCATCCGGACCCCACCAGCAAGGCGAGAAGGACGTGGCGTTTCGCGGCCTGGGTCGAGTCGTTCCCGGCACTGTTCGCGGGGATTGCGTGCCAGCCCCACACTGCGGCACCAATGACCAGTGCCGCGCTCGCGAGGGCAAAAGGCTTGTGCGCGACGTGCCAGAAGGCGGCGACCGCCACTGCGACGAAGAAGACGGCGAGGGGCAAGAGCGCCCGGAAGCTGCGCGTGGTCGCATCGAGACGGCGCGCGAAGACGATGCGGGAAGTCGCATCCGCAGGTGCGCTCACCTGCAGCAACTCGCCGATATAGCCGGTTAGGGCGCCTCCACCCTTGATCAGGATCCTATTACCGTATCGCACAAGCCTGCCCGCTGACCAATCAAGTCCTTCGATACGCAGAGAATAGTTAATGGCGCCTTCGTGTTGCCCCATCTGCGGCGGGTGCCGAGCGTGGCTCCCACCTTGCTAATGCGAGTGACTCGCATCCGGGCACGGCGGGGCAGCATGTCCAGATCGTCGGCGATCATCCGCGGCGGCTGATCTTCGGCGAATATTATGCGTTCGACGCGGCCGGGCACTTCAAGGGCACGGCCGGGCTGGCCGATGGGGCGCTGGGGCAGCAGGCGGCGGCGTCGAACTACAAGCTGCATTTCGGCAATTTCGGCGGACTGCCGGTGAAGATCGCCTATGCGCTGTTCGGGCTGGCGCTGAGCGTGGTCTGCGCGACGGGCGTGTATATCTGGCTGGGCAAGCGGCGGCGGCGGGGCTTGCACGAGCCTCGGCTGCGGGCGGCATGGAGCGGCGTGATCTGGGGAGCGCCGGGCGCACTGCTGGTGACCCTGGCGGCCCGCTTCGTGCTCGGCAACGGAGCGCCGTTCATCGCGCTGTTCTGGGGCTGCCTGGCAGCGGCGATCGTCTTCGGCGTGGCCCGCGTCAGCTTTGGCCGGGGCAAGCGGCTGGTGCCGGCCGTCAGCTGAGGGTGACGAGCAAGGTTCCCGCAATGCCTGCCGCTGCTGCCGCACCGGCCACCACGGCATAGCGCCAGCCACCGCCGACGCGCACGACTTCGATCTCGCGGAGCGGTAGCGCGGGCGGGGCGCCGCCGGGGGTGGGATAGCGCAGTTCGATGTTGCGGATCAGCTGGGGCAGGCGGGCGACGGTGCGCAGATCCTCGATCAAGCGGTCGGCGATCTTCGCCTCGGGCCCGAGCTCGGTGCGGATCCATTCGCGCACGAAAGGCGCGGAGGTTTCCCACAGGTTGATCTCCGGATCGAGGCCGCGCGCGACGCCTTCGACCATCACCATTGTCTTTTGCAACAGCAGCAGATGCGGTTGGGTCTGCATGTCGAAGTCGCGGGTGATATTGAACAGGCCGTCCAGCATCGCGCCGACCGACATGTCCTTGACGGGCATGCCGCGCATCGGCTCGCCCACCGCCCGAAGCGCAGTGGCGAACTCGGCGACATTGTGGTGGGCAGGGACGTAGCCCGCCTCGAAATGGATCTCGGCGACGCGCTTATAGTTGCCGGTGATCAGGCCGTAGAGGATCTCGGCGAGCCAGACGCGGGCGCGGCGATCGATCCGGCCCATGATGCCGAAATCGATCGCAGCGATGCGGCCGTCGGCGAGCGCGAACAGGTTGCCCTGATGCATGTCGGCGTGGAAAAAGCCTTCGGCGATGGCCTGGCGCAGGAATGCCCGGATCAGCTTGCCGGCGAGCGCGGTGGTGTCGTGGCCGGCAGCGATCAGCGCGGGGCGGTTGCTCAGCTTGATGCCGTCGACCCATTCAAGCGTCAGTACCTTGCCGGTGGTGCGCTGCCAGTCGATCGCCGGAACGGTGAAGTCCGGCTCGGCGGTCATCCCCTCGGCCAGTTCGGAGGCTGAAGCGGCTTCGCGGCGCAGGTCGAGCTCGCGCGCGGTCCACCGCTTGAAATGGGCGATGATCAGGCGCGGGCGCAGGCGCGCAGCCTCGCCACCCATGCCTTCCACCTGGGCGGCGGCCCATTCATAGGTGTCGATCGCGCGGGTGAAGTCCGCTTCGACGCCGGGACGCAGGACCTTGACCGCGACCTGGGCACCCTCGCGCGTGACGGCGCGGTGGACCTGGGCGATCGAGGCGGCGCCGACCGGCACTTCGTCGATGCTGGCGAACAGGGTCTCCAGCGGGCGGCCGAAGCTGGATTCGATGCGTTCGCGAATGATCGCAAAGGGCAGCGGCGGGAGTGCGTCCTGAAGCCGCAGAAGATCGTGCGCGGCTTCTTCGCCGACGAGGTCGGGACGCGTGGCGAGGGTCTGGCCGAGCTTGATCGCCGCGGGGCCGATCGCCTGGAAGGCGTCGGCGTAGCGGGGAACCGCCGGCACGCGAGCGCCCAGGCGCGCGAGACGGGCTATCCGGCGGACCGGCCGCGGGGTGTTGGGATCACGCTCGATCCCACGCAGCGCACCGTGGCGGGCGAGGATGCGGCCCCATTTGAGCAGGCGCCAGAGATGGACGGCGGGAGCAGTCACTGCGTGTTGCTTCCCGAGATGGGGAGGGGGGGCAGGCACAGGCTGGAGGGGGTTCTATACTGCGCGAATCGCTGGTGGAGGGCCCCCTCCACCACTCGCTGCGCGAGCGGTCCCCCTCCCCGTGCCGGGGAGGATTGAAGAGGGGCCATCAGATCTTCCAGCCGGAGTGGATCGCGACGAGGCCACCGAGCAGGGGCTCGACCTTGGTCTGGCGGAAGCCGGCATCGGCGATCATGCGCTCGAACTCGGGCATGCGCGGAAAGCGGCGGATCGATTCGACCAGGTAGCGATAGCTGTCCGCGTCGTTGGCGAGCAGCTTGCCAAGCTTGGGCACCAGATGGTGCGAATAAGCGTCGTAGACCTGGCCGAAGCCCGGCCATTCGGTTGTCGAGAATTCGAGCACGTAGAAGCGGCCGCCGCGCTTCAGCACGCGGTGCGCTTCGTGGAGCGCCTTGGGGATGTCGGTGACGTTCCGGATGCCAAAGGCGATGGTGTAGGCGTCGAAGAACCTGTCGGGCCATTGCAGCGTCTCGGCATTGGCTTCGCTCCAAACCAAGCCGTCTATACCGCGCTGAGTCGCGCGTTCGATGCCGACTTCCAGCATTTGCGGGTTGATGTCCGCGACGGTGATCGACGCCCCGGACTTGGCCATGCGAAAGGCGATGTCGCCGGTGCCGCCGGCCATGTCGAGGATCTGCTCGCCTGCACGCGGCTTCACCCGGCGGACGAACAGGTCCTTCCACACGCGGTGGAGACCGCCCGACATCGCGTCGTTCATCAGGTCGTATTTCGCGGCGACGTTGGAGAAGACCTCTCCAACGCGGCGGGTTTTTTCCTGGGGGGCGACGTCTTCGTAGCCGAAGGAGACAGTGTCGGACATGGGGGTGCTCTAGCGGGCGAGCGGCTATCGGGCTAGGGGGTTGGGCATGCCAGAATTGCCTGAGGTCGAGACCACCGTGCGGGGCCTGCGCCCGGTGCTGGAGGGGCAGGTGCTCGAGCGCGTGACCTTGCGGCGTGGCGATCTGCGGCGACCCTTCCCC
Encoded here:
- the ubiB gene encoding 2-polyprenylphenol 6-hydroxylase, translated to MTAPAVHLWRLLKWGRILARHGALRGIERDPNTPRPVRRIARLARLGARVPAVPRYADAFQAIGPAAIKLGQTLATRPDLVGEEAAHDLLRLQDALPPLPFAIIRERIESSFGRPLETLFASIDEVPVGAASIAQVHRAVTREGAQVAVKVLRPGVEADFTRAIDTYEWAAAQVEGMGGEAARLRPRLIIAHFKRWTARELDLRREAASASELAEGMTAEPDFTVPAIDWQRTTGKVLTLEWVDGIKLSNRPALIAAGHDTTALAGKLIRAFLRQAIAEGFFHADMHQGNLFALADGRIAAIDFGIMGRIDRRARVWLAEILYGLITGNYKRVAEIHFEAGYVPAHHNVAEFATALRAVGEPMRGMPVKDMSVGAMLDGLFNITRDFDMQTQPHLLLLQKTMVMVEGVARGLDPEINLWETSAPFVREWIRTELGPEAKIADRLIEDLRTVARLPQLIRNIELRYPTPGGAPPALPLREIEVVRVGGGWRYAVVAGAAAAAGIAGTLLVTLS
- a CDS encoding class I SAM-dependent methyltransferase, whose amino-acid sequence is MSDTVSFGYEDVAPQEKTRRVGEVFSNVAAKYDLMNDAMSGGLHRVWKDLFVRRVKPRAGEQILDMAGGTGDIAFRMAKSGASITVADINPQMLEVGIERATQRGIDGLVWSEANAETLQWPDRFFDAYTIAFGIRNVTDIPKALHEAHRVLKRGGRFYVLEFSTTEWPGFGQVYDAYSHHLVPKLGKLLANDADSYRYLVESIRRFPRMPEFERMIADAGFRQTKVEPLLGGLVAIHSGWKI
- a CDS encoding methyl-accepting chemotaxis protein — protein: MRYGNRILIKGGGALTGYIGELLQVSAPADATSRIVFARRLDATTRSFRALLPLAVFFVAVAVAAFWHVAHKPFALASAALVIGAAVWGWHAIPANSAGNDSTQAAKRHVLLALLVGSGWALLGVAVTFYAGKDLIFVVIEVQMALMAVGLIMYINLPAGFAGFSTPIALSLAITSMPITLGGAVVSLPLIFIFYSILAKAAVDQSGVFAEAQTAVSRLAESEAARLQIARESAEAQARLAAEARALEAEQHVAAAHRAEQLKRSSLLALGEHFETNVAAAVTLLSKAVAELDQSAAQLASVGQRSAGAAADVAQRATAASASAMIVATAADELGHTVSEISTQVDGHAVLSEAARQLASMSARSMDAICSEAAKIDNVIELVDGVASQTKLLALNATIEAARAGEVGRGFAVVAGEIKALANRTTGATADVRSQTGTIIGQIGGASGRMAETAEKIDAVAEIASFIAGSITQQRQATIEIGRETGLVASHVDDVRDRAEELASGAHATGNLARAMNDTVADISRQAEALRAEAASFLHEIRVA